A single window of Archangium gephyra DNA harbors:
- a CDS encoding macrolide family glycosyltransferase, translating to MKFLFFLMPAQGHVTPSLPIARELIARGAEVTYYLTDEYASSVRRVGATFRPVDASLSLDEREGASTLAKHGSPASFKDMMPVMFRFLADGMRYAPELLEPVRAEAADCLVYDPMCVWGRFLAGVLRLPSATFSTSYAVGPQSPLGKRIAESVRGPPSLAMVRSLAAMLWSGERIHRRYGLPRLFPTNMFSANEALNLIPVPRRLQPDADTYDSRFLFVGPTGLPREEDVGDFPVQRLAGQPTLLISLGTTPLNRRPDFFRACFEAFGGSRWQVVLSTGKWVEPASLGAAPPNFIVRSSVPQLAVLEHARVFLTHGGMNSTLEALWHGVPLIAAPQMPEQGLTAERIAELGLGLSLTEGLTDPKRLRELVERLDTEPGWRERVAQFQGAVREGGGAARAAEALLTFASAGKA from the coding sequence ATGAAATTCCTCTTCTTCCTCATGCCCGCCCAGGGCCACGTCACCCCGTCGTTGCCCATCGCCCGCGAGCTCATCGCCCGGGGCGCGGAGGTGACGTACTACCTGACCGACGAGTACGCCTCCTCCGTGCGGCGCGTGGGCGCCACGTTCCGGCCCGTGGATGCGTCGCTCAGCCTGGATGAGCGCGAGGGCGCCAGCACCCTGGCGAAGCACGGCTCCCCGGCGTCCTTCAAGGACATGATGCCCGTGATGTTCCGGTTCCTCGCCGATGGCATGCGCTACGCCCCCGAGCTGCTGGAGCCCGTGCGCGCCGAGGCCGCCGACTGCCTCGTCTATGATCCGATGTGCGTCTGGGGCCGCTTCCTGGCCGGCGTGCTGCGTCTGCCCTCGGCCACCTTCAGCACGTCCTACGCGGTCGGTCCGCAATCCCCGCTCGGGAAACGCATCGCGGAGTCCGTGCGCGGGCCGCCTTCTCTCGCGATGGTCCGGTCCCTCGCGGCCATGCTGTGGAGCGGCGAGCGCATCCACCGCCGCTACGGGCTGCCCCGCCTGTTCCCCACCAACATGTTCTCCGCGAATGAGGCCCTCAACCTCATCCCCGTGCCCCGGCGCCTCCAACCGGACGCGGACACCTATGACTCGCGCTTCCTCTTCGTCGGGCCCACCGGCCTGCCCCGCGAGGAGGACGTGGGCGATTTCCCCGTGCAGCGGCTCGCGGGCCAGCCCACGCTCCTCATCTCGCTCGGGACGACTCCGCTCAACCGGCGGCCCGACTTCTTCCGCGCCTGCTTCGAGGCCTTTGGTGGCTCGCGCTGGCAGGTGGTGCTGTCCACCGGCAAGTGGGTGGAGCCGGCCTCGCTCGGTGCCGCGCCCCCCAACTTCATCGTCCGCTCCTCCGTGCCCCAGCTCGCGGTGCTCGAGCACGCCCGCGTGTTCCTCACCCACGGGGGCATGAACTCCACCCTGGAGGCGCTGTGGCACGGCGTGCCCCTCATCGCCGCGCCGCAGATGCCCGAGCAGGGCCTCACCGCCGAGCGCATCGCCGAGCTCGGGCTGGGGCTCTCCCTCACCGAGGGCCTCACGGACCCGAAGCGGCTGCGCGAGCTGGTGGAACGGCTGGACACCGAGCCCGGCTGGCGCGAGCGCGTCGCGCAGTTCCAGGGGGCCGTGCGCGAGGGGGGCGGCGCGGCCCGGGCCGCCGAGGCCCTGCTGACCTTCGCCTCGGCCGGCAAGGCCTGA
- a CDS encoding trans-sulfuration enzyme family protein gives MSTKRKTVAVHAGSQLTGSKSQPVVPPIHVSAVSFFDSSDELDEALDGKDYVYSRIAAPNAALLEEAVAALEGAEACVAYASGMAALKAVFEAQNLKAGDVVVMSSDGYGVTRSLYKNLAARAGVRIEALMLTDAAAPERIVALRPKLVLAESVTNPLLRVPDIRALARASREVGAALAVDATFPSPYGQRSCELGADYAIQSTTKWLNGHSDALGGSVSGTKEKLAPLRAARLLGGEVLGPFEAWLTLRGVRTLPIRMKAHCEHAAHVAKRLSESSLIERVHYPGLPNHPDHAVAKQVLEGGFGGMVAFDIKGAGRPDCFRFLEAVKLARAAPSLGDVCTLVMHAASASARRMTPEERQAAGIGESLIRVSVGLEDPDDIADDLLAAVSEAMKR, from the coding sequence ATGAGCACGAAGCGGAAGACGGTGGCGGTGCACGCGGGCTCGCAGCTGACGGGCAGCAAGTCCCAGCCCGTGGTGCCCCCCATCCACGTGTCGGCGGTGAGCTTCTTCGACAGCAGCGACGAGCTGGACGAGGCCCTGGACGGCAAGGACTACGTCTACTCGCGCATCGCCGCGCCCAACGCGGCGCTGCTGGAGGAGGCGGTGGCGGCGCTGGAGGGCGCGGAGGCCTGCGTGGCCTACGCGAGCGGCATGGCCGCCCTCAAGGCCGTCTTCGAGGCGCAGAACCTGAAGGCCGGCGACGTGGTGGTGATGTCGTCGGACGGCTACGGCGTCACCCGGTCGCTCTACAAGAACCTGGCGGCGCGGGCCGGGGTGCGCATCGAGGCACTCATGCTCACCGACGCGGCGGCGCCCGAGCGCATCGTCGCGCTGCGTCCCAAGCTGGTGCTGGCCGAGAGCGTCACCAACCCGCTGCTGCGCGTGCCGGACATCCGGGCGCTGGCGCGGGCGAGCCGGGAGGTGGGAGCGGCGCTGGCGGTGGATGCCACGTTCCCGTCTCCGTACGGCCAGCGCTCGTGCGAGCTGGGGGCGGACTACGCCATCCAGTCCACGACGAAGTGGCTCAACGGGCACAGCGACGCGCTGGGCGGCTCGGTGAGTGGCACGAAGGAGAAGCTGGCGCCGCTGCGGGCCGCGCGCCTGCTGGGCGGTGAGGTGCTGGGGCCCTTCGAGGCATGGCTCACCCTGCGCGGGGTGCGCACGCTGCCCATCCGCATGAAGGCCCACTGCGAGCACGCGGCCCACGTGGCGAAGCGGCTCTCCGAGTCCTCGCTCATCGAGCGCGTCCACTACCCGGGCCTGCCCAACCACCCGGACCACGCGGTGGCGAAGCAGGTGCTGGAGGGCGGTTTCGGCGGCATGGTGGCCTTCGACATCAAGGGCGCGGGCCGGCCGGACTGCTTCCGCTTCCTGGAGGCGGTGAAGCTGGCGCGGGCGGCGCCGTCGCTCGGGGACGTGTGCACGCTGGTGATGCACGCGGCCAGCGCGAGCGCGCGGCGGATGACGCCCGAGGAGCGGCAGGCGGCCGGCATCGGCGAGAGCCTCATCCGCGTCTCGGTGGGCCTGGAAGACCCGGATGACATCGCGGACGATCTGCTCGCCGCGGTGTCGGAGGCGATGAAGCGGTGA
- a CDS encoding ATP-binding protein — MDDGSWLDGLLTDIFAGSWYMPHGHCYLWKPGLVWLHAVSDTLIGTAYVLISAVLYVLVRRIRLPFSTMVVAFGVFIGACGMTHFMEVWNIWNSAYWLAGWVKALTALASVLTGVYLVKARPTIIAVTDAARVSEERRVELETKNRELETLYSRLREADELKTQFFANVSHELRTPLTLILGPMERLLADAGMSAGLRRELEVVERNARLLLRHVNTLLDASKLEAGAMRPVYAETELAALVCLGAANFDGLARERGITFSVETPSALPAQADVEKLERVLLNLLSNAFKFTPAGGRVRCALEEREGRARLVVEDTGPGVPMDMREAIFERFRQVETGPARRFGGTGLGLTIARDFVRLHEGTLHVEEAPGGGARFVVELPLRAPGDTAVRAVPSVGAEALAAEASVAVEALREQALPASAPVAQVPVDAPRVLVVEDTPDMRDFVARTLAQEFHVEVARDGEEGLRKVEALRPDVLVTDIMMPRMSGDVLLREVRARAGLELMPVLLLSARADDALRVALLRGGAQDYVVKPFQAAELTTRVRNLATHKRTREALQNELKVRSGDLEALARELALRKRQLEAAFEASQEAREQAQRASEFKGTLLRLISHELRTPLSVVLLNLHLLERERDALSPRQQGLLEKLKRGASRLQRLMETILEYTRLEAGHQALTESEVDLAVLAREVTEEFRPEAQRKLLALELRLPAQPVRARTDARLLQLVLLNLLSNAVKNTDQGSVELSLEVLTGACQLAVRDTGRGIAPEDQERIFEPFQQLEQERHKSTPGLGLGLAIVKQLVERLGASISVASEPGRGSAFVITLPFVPEPPRAARA; from the coding sequence GTGGATGACGGCTCCTGGCTCGACGGGCTGCTGACGGACATCTTCGCCGGCTCCTGGTACATGCCGCACGGGCACTGCTACCTGTGGAAGCCCGGCCTGGTCTGGCTGCATGCCGTCTCCGACACGTTGATTGGCACGGCCTATGTCCTCATCTCCGCCGTCCTGTACGTACTGGTGCGGCGCATCCGGTTGCCCTTCAGCACCATGGTGGTCGCCTTCGGCGTCTTCATTGGCGCCTGTGGGATGACGCACTTCATGGAGGTGTGGAACATCTGGAACTCCGCCTACTGGCTGGCCGGGTGGGTGAAGGCCCTCACCGCGCTGGCCTCGGTGCTCACCGGCGTCTACCTCGTCAAGGCCAGGCCCACCATCATCGCCGTCACGGATGCGGCGCGGGTGTCGGAGGAGCGGCGGGTGGAGCTGGAGACGAAGAACCGGGAGCTCGAGACGCTCTACAGCCGGTTGAGGGAGGCCGACGAGCTCAAGACGCAATTCTTCGCCAACGTCTCCCACGAGCTGCGCACGCCCCTCACCCTCATCCTCGGACCCATGGAGCGGCTGCTCGCCGACGCGGGGATGTCCGCCGGGTTGCGGCGGGAGCTGGAAGTGGTCGAGCGCAACGCACGCCTGCTGCTCCGTCACGTCAACACGCTGCTGGACGCCTCCAAGCTGGAAGCCGGGGCGATGCGTCCGGTGTACGCCGAGACGGAGCTCGCCGCGCTCGTGTGCCTGGGAGCCGCCAACTTCGACGGGCTCGCGCGCGAGCGGGGAATCACCTTCAGCGTGGAAACGCCCAGCGCGCTGCCAGCCCAGGCGGACGTGGAGAAGCTCGAGCGCGTCCTGCTCAACCTCCTGTCCAACGCGTTCAAGTTCACCCCCGCCGGAGGCCGCGTGCGCTGTGCGCTGGAGGAGAGGGAGGGCCGCGCGAGGCTCGTCGTGGAGGACACCGGGCCCGGCGTGCCCATGGACATGAGGGAGGCCATCTTCGAGCGCTTCCGCCAGGTGGAGACGGGCCCCGCCCGCCGCTTCGGAGGTACGGGCCTGGGGCTCACCATCGCCCGCGACTTCGTGCGCCTGCATGAGGGCACCCTCCACGTGGAGGAAGCACCGGGGGGCGGGGCCCGTTTCGTGGTGGAGCTGCCGCTCCGGGCGCCCGGGGACACCGCCGTGCGGGCCGTGCCCTCGGTGGGGGCCGAGGCGCTGGCGGCCGAGGCCTCCGTGGCCGTGGAGGCATTGCGCGAGCAGGCTCTCCCGGCATCTGCCCCCGTTGCGCAAGTCCCGGTGGACGCGCCCCGCGTCCTGGTGGTGGAGGACACGCCGGACATGCGCGACTTCGTGGCCCGGACACTCGCACAGGAGTTCCACGTGGAGGTGGCCCGGGACGGCGAGGAGGGCCTGCGCAAGGTGGAGGCCCTGCGTCCCGACGTCCTGGTCACGGACATCATGATGCCGCGCATGAGCGGGGACGTCCTGCTGCGCGAGGTGCGCGCCCGGGCCGGGTTGGAGCTCATGCCCGTCCTGCTGCTGTCCGCGCGAGCCGACGATGCGCTGCGCGTGGCGCTGCTGCGCGGCGGCGCCCAGGACTACGTGGTGAAGCCCTTCCAGGCGGCCGAGCTCACCACCCGCGTGCGCAACCTCGCCACCCACAAGCGCACCCGGGAGGCGCTCCAGAACGAGTTGAAGGTGCGCTCGGGCGACCTGGAGGCCCTCGCCCGGGAGCTGGCCCTGCGCAAACGGCAGCTGGAGGCCGCCTTCGAGGCCTCCCAGGAGGCCCGCGAGCAGGCCCAGCGCGCGAGCGAGTTCAAGGGGACACTCCTCCGGCTCATCTCCCACGAGCTGCGCACGCCGCTGTCCGTGGTCCTGCTCAACCTGCACCTGCTGGAGCGGGAGCGGGACGCGCTCTCTCCACGGCAGCAGGGCCTGCTGGAGAAGCTGAAGCGCGGCGCCTCCAGGCTTCAGCGCTTGATGGAGACCATCCTCGAGTACACCCGTCTGGAGGCCGGGCACCAGGCGCTCACCGAGTCCGAGGTCGACCTGGCCGTCCTCGCGCGGGAGGTCACCGAGGAGTTCCGGCCAGAGGCCCAGCGCAAGCTCCTCGCCCTGGAGCTCCGCCTGCCCGCCCAGCCGGTGCGGGCGCGAACGGATGCGCGCCTGCTGCAGCTCGTCCTCCTCAACCTCCTGAGCAACGCCGTGAAGAACACCGACCAGGGCTCGGTCGAGCTGTCCCTCGAGGTGCTCACCGGTGCCTGCCAGCTCGCCGTCAGGGACACGGGACGAGGGATTGCCCCGGAGGACCAGGAGCGCATCTTCGAGCCCTTCCAGCAGCTCGAGCAGGAGCGCCACAAGAGCACACCGGGACTCGGCCTCGGGCTGGCCATCGTCAAGCAGTTGGTGGAGAGGCTGGGGGCCAGCATCTCCGTGGCGTCGGAACCAGGACGGGGAAGCGCCTTTGTTATCACCCTACCCTTCGTACCGGAGCCGCCGCGGGCGGCCCGCGCCTGA
- a CDS encoding cyclic nucleotide-binding domain-containing protein has protein sequence MDASILQKVALFEGLTQSQLLRVAAIARPRGYEAGACLFREGEAGRDMFIILEGKVRISQQVPGMGEEALAILEKGQYFGEMSVIEDIPRSADAYAHTSCTLWVIEREQLDHLMFTDKDLAYVLLWSFVRTLSVRLRETNEKMKTFLALSRF, from the coding sequence ATGGATGCCTCGATCCTCCAGAAGGTTGCGCTCTTCGAGGGCCTTACCCAAAGTCAGCTGCTCCGGGTGGCCGCGATTGCCCGTCCTCGGGGCTATGAGGCGGGCGCCTGCCTGTTCCGCGAGGGAGAGGCCGGCCGGGACATGTTCATCATCCTGGAGGGCAAGGTCCGCATCTCCCAGCAGGTGCCCGGCATGGGCGAGGAGGCGCTCGCCATCCTGGAAAAGGGCCAGTATTTCGGGGAGATGTCCGTCATCGAGGACATCCCCCGCTCGGCCGACGCCTACGCCCACACCTCGTGCACCCTGTGGGTCATCGAGCGCGAGCAGTTGGACCACCTGATGTTCACCGACAAGGACCTGGCCTACGTGCTGCTGTGGAGCTTCGTCCGCACACTGTCGGTGCGTCTGCGCGAGACGAACGAGAAGATGAAGACGTTCCTGGCGCTGTCGCGTTTCTGA
- the trxB gene encoding thioredoxin-disulfide reductase yields the protein MAEKINKVTIIGSGPAGYTAAIYAARANLQPVMFSGGPTVEDPQRVPGGQLMVTTDVENYPGFPEGITGPEMMERFQKQAERFGTVIHMENVVKLDLSKRPFFIQGESESCYSETIIIATGATAKWLNVKGEDTYKNRGVSACATCDGAFFKNQDVLVVGGGDTAMEEATYLAKIVKSVTVVHRRDSLRASKVMQDRALNNPKISFLWDSAVDEVVGDNKGMTGAVVRNLKTNDTKLVAATGLFVAIGHTPNTGLFQGVLETHQGGYLKTVAGSTRTNIPGVFACGDVQDSYYRQAITAAGTGCMAAIDAERWLIEHGE from the coding sequence GTGGCGGAGAAGATCAACAAGGTGACCATCATCGGCTCGGGGCCGGCGGGCTACACCGCGGCCATCTACGCCGCGCGCGCCAACCTGCAGCCCGTCATGTTCTCGGGTGGCCCCACCGTGGAGGACCCCCAGCGCGTGCCCGGCGGCCAGCTCATGGTCACCACGGACGTGGAGAACTACCCCGGCTTCCCCGAGGGGATTACGGGCCCGGAGATGATGGAGCGCTTCCAGAAGCAGGCCGAGCGCTTCGGCACCGTCATCCACATGGAGAACGTGGTGAAGCTGGACCTCTCCAAGCGCCCCTTCTTCATCCAGGGCGAGAGCGAGAGCTGCTACTCGGAGACGATCATCATCGCCACGGGCGCGACGGCGAAGTGGCTGAATGTGAAGGGCGAGGACACCTACAAGAACCGGGGTGTGTCCGCCTGCGCCACGTGTGACGGTGCCTTCTTCAAGAACCAGGACGTGCTGGTGGTGGGCGGCGGCGACACGGCCATGGAGGAGGCCACCTACCTGGCGAAGATCGTCAAGAGCGTCACCGTGGTGCACCGGCGTGACAGCTTGCGCGCCTCGAAGGTGATGCAGGACCGGGCGCTGAACAACCCGAAGATCTCCTTCCTGTGGGACAGCGCCGTCGACGAGGTGGTGGGCGACAACAAGGGGATGACGGGCGCGGTGGTGCGCAACCTGAAGACGAACGACACGAAGCTGGTGGCGGCCACGGGCCTGTTCGTGGCCATCGGCCACACGCCCAACACGGGCCTCTTCCAGGGCGTGCTCGAGACGCACCAGGGCGGCTACCTGAAGACGGTGGCGGGCAGCACCCGGACCAACATCCCCGGCGTGTTCGCTTGTGGCGACGTGCAGGACAGCTACTACCGGCAGGCCATTACGGCCGCGGGCACGGGTTGCATGGCCGCCATCGACGCCGAGCGCTGGCTCATCGAGCACGGCGAGTAG
- the moaC gene encoding cyclic pyranopterin monophosphate synthase MoaC: MKMVDVGGKEKTERVAVATARLRMLPATLERILQGKVEKGDVLAAARLAGVMAAKRTPDIVPLCHPIALSGVEVQLEPQKDALEIRVTVRTVDRTGVEMEALTAACASALTVYDMCKSVDRGMVMEQVQLDHKSGGRSGTWDREAAPAKKSATKSRRKAARSSGR, encoded by the coding sequence GTGAAGATGGTGGACGTGGGAGGGAAGGAGAAGACCGAGCGCGTGGCCGTGGCCACCGCCCGGCTGCGCATGCTCCCCGCGACGCTCGAGCGGATCCTCCAGGGGAAGGTGGAGAAGGGAGACGTCCTGGCCGCTGCCCGCCTGGCGGGGGTGATGGCGGCCAAGCGGACCCCGGACATCGTTCCCCTGTGCCACCCCATCGCCCTCTCCGGGGTGGAGGTGCAACTGGAGCCCCAGAAGGACGCGCTGGAGATCCGCGTGACGGTGCGCACGGTGGACCGCACGGGCGTGGAGATGGAGGCGCTCACCGCGGCGTGTGCCTCGGCCCTCACGGTCTACGACATGTGCAAGAGCGTGGATCGGGGCATGGTGATGGAGCAGGTGCAGCTGGACCACAAGTCCGGCGGCCGCTCCGGCACGTGGGATCGCGAGGCGGCTCCCGCGAAAAAGTCCGCGACGAAATCGCGCCGCAAGGCCGCCCGCTCATCGGGCCGGTAG
- a CDS encoding aminotransferase class V-fold PLP-dependent enzyme: MPPAQTDSLLKWRSEFPILERKTGYLINNSLGAMPRKARQYLNDYADLWDTEGVVAWHSWLPMVAQTADLLGSLINAPPGTMTMHQNVSTLISVLISGLSFSGRRNKVVLTELNFPSVVYNWMAQRRNGARIEAVKSRDGGLNVETEDLLAAIDDETLVVSLDLVLFRSSGLVDVKPVIEKAHKHGALVVLDCYQATGAVPIDVRALGVDFLVGGSVKWLCGGPGAAYLYARQDIIPDFKPRMTGWFSDAHPFDFRFGDVEYAADAHRFMGGSPSVPALHAARAGYEIIREVGVAAIREKSLRQTSLLMALADEQGLKVNTPRAPHRRGNTVCLDFEGSEDACQRLIAQGFVVDWRPNGGIRISPHFYNSDSECRSIMDSIRELRRSGTLQKVPTGPRAH, encoded by the coding sequence ATGCCTCCCGCCCAGACCGATTCGTTGCTGAAGTGGCGCTCGGAGTTCCCCATCCTCGAGCGCAAGACCGGCTACCTCATCAACAACTCGTTGGGCGCGATGCCTCGCAAGGCGCGCCAGTACCTCAACGACTACGCGGACCTCTGGGACACCGAGGGCGTGGTGGCGTGGCACTCGTGGCTGCCCATGGTGGCGCAGACGGCGGATCTGCTCGGCTCCCTCATCAACGCGCCGCCGGGCACCATGACGATGCACCAGAACGTGAGCACGCTCATCTCCGTGCTCATCTCGGGGCTGTCCTTCTCGGGCCGGCGCAACAAGGTGGTGCTCACCGAGCTGAACTTCCCCTCGGTCGTCTACAACTGGATGGCCCAGCGCAGGAACGGCGCCCGCATCGAGGCGGTGAAGAGCCGCGACGGTGGGCTGAATGTCGAGACGGAGGACCTGCTCGCCGCCATCGATGACGAGACGCTGGTGGTGTCGCTGGACCTGGTGCTCTTCCGCTCCTCGGGGCTGGTGGACGTGAAGCCGGTCATCGAGAAGGCGCACAAGCACGGCGCGCTGGTCGTCCTCGACTGCTACCAGGCCACGGGCGCGGTGCCCATCGACGTGCGGGCGCTCGGCGTGGACTTCCTGGTGGGCGGGAGCGTGAAGTGGCTGTGCGGTGGCCCGGGGGCGGCGTACCTCTACGCGCGCCAGGACATCATCCCGGACTTCAAGCCGAGGATGACGGGGTGGTTCTCGGACGCGCACCCCTTCGATTTCCGCTTCGGCGACGTGGAGTACGCGGCGGACGCGCACCGCTTCATGGGCGGCTCACCGTCGGTGCCCGCGCTGCACGCGGCGCGCGCGGGCTATGAGATCATCCGCGAGGTGGGCGTGGCGGCCATCCGTGAGAAGTCGCTGCGGCAGACGTCGCTGTTGATGGCGCTGGCGGACGAGCAGGGGCTGAAGGTGAACACGCCGCGCGCGCCGCACCGGCGGGGCAACACGGTGTGCCTGGACTTCGAGGGCAGCGAGGACGCGTGCCAACGCCTCATCGCGCAGGGCTTCGTGGTGGACTGGCGGCCCAACGGGGGCATCCGCATCTCGCCGCACTTCTACAACTCGGACAGCGAGTGCCGCTCCATCATGGACTCCATCCGCGAACTGCGGCGCTCCGGCACGCTCCAGAAGGTGCCCACGGGTCCGCGGGCCCACTGA
- a CDS encoding ATP-binding protein yields the protein MIPPSLPPDEPRRLQALRRLGLLDTPAEERFDRIVRMAARTFRVPITLVSLVDGSRQWFKARVGLDASSTARSISFCGHAILTPDTFVVRDALEDQRFADNPLVTGEPHVRFYAGHPLHAPDGSPVGTLCLIDRRARDFSAEERQQLEDLASWVELELNALTVQEARTALAQQERFFALSVDMLCIAGLEGTFRQLSRAWMQTLGYSEQTLRATPLLELVHEEDKASTTEWLARGARGELLPCFEHRCRGQDGTWHWLQWNATVNPAEGIFYGVARDVTEQKRLEAERREVERMKSEFVSTVSHELRTPLTSIRGSLGLLEGGIIGELPSQAQDMVRIARTNTERLIRLINDILDLEKMESGKLDFHLEPLELGALLAQAVEAHQGYAKECGASVELAVEAPGAWVMADGDRFLQVLANLLSNALKFSPRGERVTLRLERVGPLLRVSVEDRGPGIPEAFRGRIFEKFAQADGSDSRRKGGTGLGLSIARALAERMGGTLDFVTTEGAGTTFRVELPESPPPSCSPPPNPCLQEVSHDDS from the coding sequence ATGATTCCACCCTCCCTTCCGCCCGATGAGCCGAGGCGGCTCCAGGCCCTGCGGCGCCTGGGCCTGCTGGACACCCCGGCCGAGGAGCGCTTCGACCGCATCGTCCGGATGGCCGCGCGGACGTTCCGCGTCCCCATCACCCTCGTGTCCCTGGTGGACGGCTCGCGGCAGTGGTTCAAGGCGCGGGTCGGCCTGGACGCGTCCTCCACGGCGCGCAGCATCTCCTTCTGCGGCCACGCCATCCTCACTCCGGACACCTTCGTGGTGCGGGACGCGTTGGAGGACCAGCGCTTCGCCGACAACCCGCTCGTCACCGGCGAGCCCCACGTGCGCTTCTACGCGGGCCACCCCCTCCACGCCCCGGACGGCAGTCCCGTGGGGACGCTGTGCCTCATCGACCGCCGGGCACGCGACTTCAGCGCCGAGGAGCGCCAGCAACTGGAAGACCTGGCCTCGTGGGTGGAGCTGGAGCTCAACGCCCTCACCGTCCAGGAGGCGCGCACCGCGCTGGCGCAGCAGGAGCGCTTCTTCGCGCTGTCCGTGGACATGCTCTGCATCGCCGGGCTGGAGGGCACCTTCCGGCAGCTGAGCCGGGCCTGGATGCAGACGCTCGGCTACTCCGAGCAGACGCTGCGCGCCACGCCCCTGCTGGAGCTGGTGCACGAGGAGGACAAGGCCTCCACCACCGAGTGGCTGGCACGGGGTGCCCGGGGCGAGCTGCTCCCCTGCTTCGAGCACCGCTGCCGTGGCCAGGACGGCACCTGGCACTGGCTCCAGTGGAACGCGACCGTCAATCCGGCGGAGGGCATCTTCTACGGCGTGGCGCGCGACGTCACCGAGCAGAAGCGCCTGGAAGCCGAGCGCCGCGAGGTGGAGCGGATGAAGAGCGAGTTCGTCTCCACCGTCAGCCACGAACTGCGCACGCCCCTCACCTCCATCCGCGGCTCCCTCGGCCTGCTGGAGGGCGGCATCATTGGCGAGCTCCCCTCCCAGGCCCAGGACATGGTGCGCATCGCCCGCACCAACACCGAGCGCCTCATCCGCCTCATCAACGACATCCTCGACCTCGAGAAGATGGAATCCGGCAAGCTGGACTTCCACCTGGAGCCGCTGGAGCTGGGCGCGCTGCTCGCCCAGGCCGTCGAGGCGCACCAGGGTTACGCCAAGGAGTGCGGCGCCAGCGTGGAGCTGGCGGTGGAGGCTCCCGGGGCCTGGGTCATGGCCGATGGGGACCGCTTCCTCCAGGTGCTGGCCAACCTGCTGTCCAACGCGCTCAAGTTCTCTCCGCGCGGGGAGCGCGTGACGCTGCGGCTGGAGCGGGTGGGCCCCCTGTTGCGCGTGAGCGTGGAGGACCGAGGGCCGGGCATCCCCGAGGCCTTCCGGGGCCGGATCTTCGAGAAGTTCGCCCAGGCGGACGGCTCCGACAGCCGGCGCAAGGGAGGCACCGGGCTGGGGCTCTCCATCGCTCGGGCGCTGGCGGAGCGGATGGGCGGCACGCTGGACTTCGTCACCACCGAGGGCGCTGGCACCACCTTCCGGGTGGAGCTGCCCGAGTCGCCTCCGCCCTCCTGCTCTCCACCACCCAACCCCTGCCTCCAAGAGGTGTCCCATGACGATTCGTAA